Part of the Virgibacillus necropolis genome, TTGCACAAGACGTTGCCGATAAATGGATTGCAAGCGGTCAGGAGCTGAGAATGTCAGCGGGCTGGAGTTGTTACTGTTGGCTTTTAGGGAATCGCCCAGACAATGAATTTTCTGAAAGCAAGATTTCCAATATGCTCGATGTCGTGAAAAATGCGATTCATAATTCGCCAGAACGAACGAAATCTGCTATGAATAATTTCCTATACACTGTGGGTATTTCATACTTACCACTAAATGAAAAGGCAATTGAGACCGCAACGGAAATAGGTACAGTAGAAATCAAGCGAGAAAAGAAAAAAAGCAGTTTCCTAAACGCTTACGAAAGTATTCAAAAAGAAATGGATAAAGGAAAGCTAGGTTTCAAACGCAAATATGTAAGATGTTAAAATTAGCTTCGGCATAGGAGTGTTGATCCAAGGAGGACTGACGCTCTTTTTGTTGAAGTTACTGAACGAACGACGCAGGATAGTGGAAGAAAAAAGAACCTGATGAATGTAAATTATTAAACGTATCCTCTGTATCGTAGGCTTCTTTTAAACATAATAAATGCTCCCTCTTAGTAACCAAATTAATTAAAGGGGAGCATATCACTTTTAGTATTCCGTGTACTACTC contains:
- a CDS encoding DNA alkylation repair protein, with translation MDFETVMRELEALGKEQMKKRYISNGAHEPLFGVATGAMKPIAKKIKGNQRLADELYATGNYDAMYFAGIIADPKAMTESDFDAWMDAAYFYMLSDYVVAVTLSESDIAQDVADKWIASGQELRMSAGWSCYCWLLGNRPDNEFSESKISNMLDVVKNAIHNSPERTKSAMNNFLYTVGISYLPLNEKAIETATEIGTVEIKREKKKSSFLNAYESIQKEMDKGKLGFKRKYVRC